The Balneolaceae bacterium genome segment CTTGAAGAAGGATTCCTGAAGCGCCACGATAGTCTTCATCGTGTTCATCAGGGTATTTTGGCGCTGGCGGATGGAGTCGATAAACCACTGGGCCGACTCGATTTTGTTTTTTATGAAGTTCTTGGTCTCCCTGGTCTGCGGGTCCTGCTTCTTTTTCTTTTTCAGGTCGTCCCACATCTTCTTGTAGCGCGGGGAGATGGTCAGCGGTGGGACGTTGCTGTTGTTGAGGGTAATCACGAAATCGCCTTCCCCCTCCTCTTCCTCGGAGGCAGGCTCATGGTAGACCTCGAAATCGGGCTCGATGTAGTTGGAGGTGTCGTCCACCGCCGTGCCGCCCCCGCCCGGCTTGGGATCAAGCCCCTTGATGCAGTCGAAGGCTTCCTGCAGGCCATCGCCGTCCACATCCAGCTTTTTCTTAA includes the following:
- the rpoN gene encoding RNA polymerase factor sigma-54, with protein sequence MLRDHWDAFEKKHFKKLKKKLDVDGDGLQEAFDCIKGLDPKPGGGGTAVDDTSNYIEPDFEVYHEPASEEEEGEGDFVITLNNSNVPPLTISPRYKKMWDDLKKKKKQDPQTRETKNFIKNKIESAQWFIDSIRQRQNTLMNTMKTIVALQESFFKHGEGLKPMILKDIAERVNLDISTISRVVNGKYVQTNFGVFELKYFFSEGLETESGEEVSSREVKNSVQEIVDGEDKQKPLSDQAIADMLKEQGYKVARRTVSKYREQLNIPVARLRKQIS